The following are encoded together in the Nocardioides sp. Arc9.136 genome:
- the nirB gene encoding nitrite reductase large subunit NirB, producing MSPHLRKTLVVVGHGMVGHRFVQAAIERGLTETHDVVVVGEEPRPAYDRVALTSFFEVGADALSFLPAGEYDDPRVRLLLGTSVVEVDPAGRTVRLSDGTAVAYDELVLATGAAPFVPPVPGHDLPGCFVYRTIEDLEAIRDAAAGARTGAVVGGGLLGLEAANALHGLGLETHVVEMAPRLMPVQVDDAGGATLARHVEGLGLRLHTGVATKAVLERDGRAAGLDLGEAGGRVEADVVVFSAGIRPRDALARAAGLDLAERGGVLVDERCRTSDPHVWAVGECAAPAGRMYGLVAPGYAMAEVVVDALLGGPGEFTGADMSTKLKLMGVDVASFGDAFATTAGALELVLADAVAGVYKKLVVSEDGRRLLGGILVGDASAYGVLRPMVSSGIELPENPEELILPASRGGAEVSLPDDAQVCSCNDVSKADIVAAAACEGTTRAGATCGSCKPLVKKVIEEYYAAQGRTVDRSLCEHFAMTRQELFDVVAVHGYTGFDQVVAGHGTGRGCDVCKPTVASILASQLGHHVLDEGSAALQDTNDAYLANIQRNGTYSVVPRIPGGEITPEGLIVIGEVARDFGLYTKITGGQRIDLFGARMEELPAIWSRLVDAGFESGHAYGKSLRTVKSCVGSTWCRYGVQDSVRMAIDLELRYRGLRSPHKLKGGVSGCARECAEARAKDFGIIATEKGWNLYVGGNGGATPAHARLLAGDLDDGTLVRYLDRFLMYYVRTADRLQRTAPWIDSLDGGLERVREVVVDDALGLGSELEAAMARHVDGYQDEWRGTLEDPDKLARFVSFVNAPDVPDPHIAFRAERDQEVPAEPTGPVTLGATIPVGAPR from the coding sequence ATGAGCCCCCACCTCCGCAAGACCCTCGTGGTCGTCGGCCACGGCATGGTCGGCCACCGCTTCGTGCAGGCGGCGATCGAGCGCGGCCTCACCGAGACCCACGACGTCGTGGTGGTCGGCGAGGAGCCGCGCCCCGCGTACGACCGCGTCGCGCTCACCTCGTTCTTCGAGGTCGGCGCCGACGCACTGTCGTTCCTGCCGGCCGGGGAGTACGACGACCCGCGGGTGCGGCTGCTGCTCGGCACGTCGGTCGTGGAGGTCGACCCGGCCGGGCGGACCGTGCGCCTCTCCGACGGCACCGCCGTCGCCTACGACGAGCTCGTGCTCGCGACCGGCGCCGCGCCGTTCGTGCCGCCGGTGCCCGGCCACGACCTGCCCGGCTGCTTCGTCTACCGCACGATCGAGGACCTCGAGGCGATCCGCGACGCGGCCGCCGGTGCGCGGACGGGTGCCGTCGTCGGGGGTGGCCTGCTCGGGCTGGAGGCCGCCAACGCGCTGCACGGCCTCGGCCTGGAGACCCACGTGGTCGAGATGGCGCCCCGGCTGATGCCGGTCCAGGTCGACGACGCCGGCGGCGCGACGCTGGCCCGCCACGTCGAGGGGCTGGGGCTGCGGCTGCACACCGGGGTCGCGACGAAGGCGGTCCTCGAGCGCGACGGCCGTGCCGCGGGGCTCGACCTCGGCGAGGCCGGCGGCCGCGTGGAGGCCGACGTCGTGGTGTTCTCCGCGGGCATCCGCCCGCGGGACGCCCTGGCCCGGGCCGCCGGGCTGGACCTGGCCGAGCGCGGGGGCGTGCTGGTCGACGAGCGGTGCCGCACCTCCGACCCGCACGTGTGGGCGGTCGGGGAGTGCGCGGCGCCGGCGGGACGGATGTACGGCCTGGTCGCGCCGGGCTACGCGATGGCCGAGGTCGTCGTCGACGCGCTGCTCGGCGGGCCGGGGGAGTTCACCGGTGCCGACATGTCCACCAAGCTCAAGCTGATGGGCGTGGACGTGGCGTCTTTCGGCGACGCGTTCGCGACCACCGCCGGTGCGCTGGAGCTGGTCCTGGCCGACGCCGTGGCCGGGGTCTACAAGAAGCTGGTCGTCTCCGAGGACGGTCGCCGGCTCCTCGGCGGGATCCTGGTCGGTGACGCGTCGGCGTACGGCGTGCTCCGCCCGATGGTCAGCTCCGGCATCGAGCTGCCCGAGAACCCCGAGGAGCTGATCCTCCCGGCCTCCCGGGGCGGCGCCGAGGTGAGCCTGCCCGACGACGCGCAGGTCTGCTCCTGCAACGACGTGAGCAAGGCCGACATCGTCGCGGCCGCCGCCTGCGAGGGCACGACGCGCGCCGGCGCCACCTGCGGCTCGTGCAAGCCGCTGGTCAAGAAGGTGATCGAGGAGTACTACGCCGCGCAGGGCCGCACGGTCGACCGCAGCCTGTGCGAGCACTTCGCGATGACCCGCCAGGAGCTCTTCGACGTGGTCGCCGTCCACGGGTACACCGGCTTCGACCAGGTCGTCGCCGGCCACGGCACCGGCCGCGGCTGCGACGTCTGCAAGCCCACCGTCGCCTCGATCCTCGCCTCCCAGCTCGGCCACCACGTGCTCGACGAGGGGAGCGCGGCGCTGCAGGACACCAACGACGCCTACCTGGCCAACATCCAGCGCAACGGCACCTACTCGGTCGTCCCGCGGATCCCCGGCGGCGAGATCACCCCCGAGGGGCTGATCGTGATCGGCGAGGTCGCCCGGGACTTCGGGCTCTACACCAAGATCACCGGCGGCCAGCGCATCGACCTGTTCGGCGCGCGGATGGAGGAGCTGCCGGCGATCTGGTCGCGGCTGGTCGACGCCGGCTTCGAGTCCGGCCACGCCTACGGCAAGTCGCTGCGCACGGTGAAGTCGTGCGTCGGCTCGACCTGGTGCCGGTACGGCGTGCAGGACTCGGTCCGGATGGCGATCGACCTGGAGCTGCGCTACCGCGGGCTGCGCTCGCCGCACAAGCTCAAGGGCGGCGTCAGCGGCTGCGCCCGCGAGTGCGCGGAGGCGCGCGCGAAGGACTTCGGGATCATCGCCACCGAGAAGGGCTGGAACCTCTACGTCGGCGGGAACGGCGGCGCCACCCCCGCCCACGCCCGGCTGCTGGCCGGGGACCTCGACGACGGGACGCTCGTGCGCTACCTCGACCGGTTCCTCATGTACTACGTCCGGACCGCCGACCGGCTGCAGCGCACCGCCCCGTGGATCGACTCCCTCGACGGCGGGCTCGAGCGGGTCCGCGAGGTCGTGGTCGACGACGCGCTCGGGCTCGGCTCGGAGCTCGAGGCGGCGATGGCCCGGCACGTCGACGGCTACCAGGACGAGTGGCGGGGCACCCTGGAGGACCCCGACAAGCTCGCGCGCTTCGTGTCCTTCGTCAACGCCCCGGACGTGCCCGACCCGCACATCGCGTTCCGCGCCGAGCGCGACCAGGAGGTCCCGGCGGAGCCGACCGGCCCGGTCACCCTCGGCGCGACGATCCCGGTCGGGGCGCCGCGGTGA
- the nirD gene encoding nitrite reductase small subunit NirD has protein sequence MSAGVPTTAYTVVCGLDRVPREGGVCALVEGRAVAVFRTWDDEVFALDNYDPFSRASVLARGIVGTRGEVPFVASPMHKQAFDLRTGQCLDDAAVRVPTYDVAVRDGTVLVGPARR, from the coding sequence GTGAGCGCGGGCGTCCCCACCACGGCGTACACGGTGGTGTGCGGGCTCGACCGGGTCCCGCGGGAGGGCGGGGTCTGCGCCCTGGTCGAGGGGCGGGCGGTGGCGGTCTTCCGGACCTGGGACGACGAGGTGTTCGCCCTGGACAACTACGATCCCTTCTCGCGGGCCTCGGTGCTGGCCCGTGGCATCGTCGGCACGCGCGGGGAGGTCCCGTTCGTCGCCTCGCCGATGCACAAGCAGGCCTTCGACCTGCGCACCGGGCAGTGCCTCGACGACGCGGCGGTCCGGGTACCGACGTACGACGTCGCCGTCCGCGACGGGACGGTCCTGGTGGGTCCGGCCCGCCGGTGA
- a CDS encoding uroporphyrinogen-III synthase, whose product MGEPLPLAGYRIGVTAARKVEDQIGLLERRGAEVVWAPALSLEPNQVDDASLRAATEEVLARPVDMFLATTGIGMRTWFEAADSWGLGDALVAAIGRAEILARGPKSVGALRRRGLRELWAPASECFEDVLEHLRGRSLEGLRIVVQEHGQSLSMVAHALRRQGADVTVVTVYRVESAEDLEPLFGMIDLVADRALHAVTFTSAPAVAALMEAAGPTGRRDDVVAAFQADVVASCVGPVTAAAFELWGVPTIHPERNRLAAMVKQLETELPSRSAGVSIEVAGHTLLLHGDEVLLDGAEVRLSPAPFALLQALLVNPGHVVSRRELLAALPSGTAGSEHAVEMAVARLRAALGTRIVQTVVKRGYRLAVTP is encoded by the coding sequence GTGGGCGAACCGCTCCCGCTGGCCGGCTACCGCATCGGCGTCACCGCCGCCCGCAAGGTCGAGGACCAGATCGGCCTGCTCGAACGGCGCGGGGCCGAGGTGGTGTGGGCGCCCGCGCTGTCGCTGGAGCCCAACCAGGTCGACGACGCCTCGCTGCGCGCGGCGACCGAGGAGGTCCTGGCGCGGCCGGTGGACATGTTCCTGGCGACCACCGGCATCGGGATGCGGACGTGGTTCGAGGCCGCGGACTCCTGGGGGCTCGGCGACGCGCTGGTCGCCGCCATCGGCCGCGCCGAGATCCTGGCGCGGGGGCCGAAGTCGGTTGGCGCGCTGCGCCGGCGCGGGCTGCGCGAGCTGTGGGCGCCGGCCTCGGAGTGCTTCGAGGACGTGCTCGAGCACCTGCGGGGCCGCTCGCTGGAGGGGCTGCGGATCGTCGTGCAGGAGCACGGCCAGTCGCTCTCCATGGTGGCCCACGCGCTGCGCCGGCAGGGCGCGGACGTCACCGTCGTCACCGTCTACCGCGTCGAGTCCGCCGAGGACCTCGAGCCGCTGTTCGGCATGATCGACCTGGTCGCCGACCGGGCGCTCCACGCGGTCACCTTCACCTCCGCGCCCGCCGTCGCCGCCCTGATGGAGGCGGCCGGCCCGACCGGTCGCCGCGACGACGTCGTCGCGGCCTTCCAGGCCGACGTGGTCGCCTCCTGCGTCGGACCGGTCACCGCCGCGGCCTTCGAGCTGTGGGGCGTCCCCACCATCCACCCCGAGCGGAACCGGCTGGCCGCGATGGTCAAGCAGCTCGAGACCGAGCTGCCCTCGCGCAGCGCCGGGGTCAGCATCGAGGTCGCCGGCCACACCCTGCTCCTGCACGGCGACGAGGTGCTGCTCGACGGCGCCGAGGTCCGGCTCTCCCCGGCGCCCTTCGCGCTGCTCCAGGCGCTCCTGGTCAACCCCGGCCACGTGGTCTCGCGGCGCGAGCTGCTCGCCGCGCTGCCCTCGGGCACCGCCGGCTCCGAGCACGCCGTCGAGATGGCGGTCGCCCGGCTGCGGGCCGCGCTGGGCACCCGGATCGTGCAGACGGTGGTCAAGCGCGGCTACCGGCTGGCGGTCACGCCGTGA
- a CDS encoding sirohydrochlorin chelatase, whose translation MTLLVTVAHGTRTAAGNEVARALTTAAAERLGLPGVAAYVELAEPLLADVAADAGRRGEPGVVVPLLLSTGMHVRSDLPAMVRGSALRLGRQLGPHPLLASAMVSRLVSAGAAPGSPVVMVAAGSTDPLAVRDLDRSADLLGRAWGAPVRWATLSGLGPRPADVVRPGDAVAPYLLATGYFDRRLRDDCLAAGAAVVADVVGPHPLVVDLVVARARALVAARHWERRAA comes from the coding sequence GTGACCCTCCTGGTCACGGTCGCCCACGGCACGCGCACGGCCGCCGGGAACGAGGTCGCCCGGGCGCTGACCACGGCGGCGGCCGAGCGGCTCGGCCTGCCCGGCGTGGCGGCGTACGTCGAGCTGGCGGAGCCGCTCCTCGCCGACGTCGCGGCCGACGCCGGCCGGCGAGGGGAGCCGGGCGTGGTCGTGCCGCTGCTGCTCTCGACCGGGATGCACGTGCGCTCCGACCTGCCCGCGATGGTGCGCGGCTCCGCGCTCCGGCTCGGCCGCCAGCTCGGCCCGCACCCGCTGCTGGCCTCCGCCATGGTCTCCCGGCTCGTCTCCGCCGGGGCCGCCCCGGGCTCCCCGGTGGTGATGGTGGCGGCCGGCTCGACCGACCCGCTCGCCGTCCGCGACCTCGACCGGTCCGCCGACCTCCTCGGCCGGGCCTGGGGCGCACCGGTCCGCTGGGCCACCCTCAGCGGCCTCGGCCCCCGCCCGGCCGACGTGGTGCGGCCGGGGGACGCGGTGGCGCCGTACCTGCTCGCGACCGGCTACTTCGACCGCCGCCTGCGGGACGACTGCCTCGCCGCCGGAGCCGCCGTCGTCGCCGACGTCGTCGGCCCGCACCCGCTCGTCGTGGACCTCGTCGTCGCCCGCGCCCGCGCCCTCGTCGCCGCCCGGCACTGGGAGCGACGCGCGGCCTGA
- a CDS encoding cation acetate symporter encodes MTSVPGVVAIALVAVATLAIGTWGLRFSRTTSDFLVASRSVGPRLNASAIGGEYLSAASFLGVAGLVLTFGADMLWYPIGWTAGYLVLLVLVAAPLRRSGAYTLPDFAEARFGSTGVRSVCSVLVVAIGLLYLYPQFQGAGLTLRSAVGAPTWVGPVIVGAVVLANVTSGGMRSITFVQAFQYWLKLWALLLPAAVLAVVWLSDGRPGASPALTGSSAVGDWSSPLASGGGQGLYVTYSLILATFLGTMGLPHVVVRFYTNPDGRAARRTTLVVLALLGVFYLLPPVYGALGRAYAAELAASGRSDVLVLELPRLMVPGLLGEVLTGLVTAGAFAAFLSTSSGLSIAVAGVLSQDVTGRPFRGRRLAGVTAFRLGAVLAVVVPMLMALAAPHVGVARAVGLAFAVAASTFCPLLLLGIWWRRLTDAGAVAGLAVGGLGSGAAVLLTLTTAAPAGWPSVLLEQPAAWSVPLAVATMVGVSLATRSRVPAHTGRFMVRLHTPEALDLDRG; translated from the coding sequence GTGACCAGCGTCCCGGGCGTCGTCGCGATCGCCCTGGTCGCCGTCGCCACCCTCGCGATCGGGACGTGGGGCCTGCGCTTCTCGCGCACCACCAGCGACTTCCTCGTCGCCTCCCGCTCGGTCGGTCCGCGGCTCAACGCCAGCGCGATCGGCGGGGAGTACCTCTCGGCCGCGTCCTTCCTCGGCGTCGCCGGTCTCGTGCTGACCTTCGGCGCGGACATGCTGTGGTACCCGATCGGGTGGACCGCCGGGTACCTCGTCCTGCTCGTCCTGGTGGCCGCCCCGCTCCGCCGCTCGGGGGCCTACACGCTGCCGGACTTCGCCGAGGCGCGGTTCGGGTCGACCGGTGTGCGCTCGGTGTGCTCGGTGCTGGTGGTGGCGATCGGGCTGCTCTACCTCTACCCGCAGTTCCAGGGGGCGGGCCTGACCCTGCGCTCGGCGGTGGGCGCGCCGACGTGGGTCGGGCCGGTCATCGTCGGCGCCGTCGTGCTGGCCAACGTCACCTCCGGCGGGATGCGCAGCATCACCTTCGTGCAGGCCTTCCAGTACTGGCTGAAGCTCTGGGCGCTCCTGCTGCCCGCCGCCGTCCTCGCCGTCGTCTGGCTCTCCGACGGGCGGCCCGGCGCCTCGCCCGCGCTGACGGGGTCCTCGGCGGTGGGCGACTGGTCCTCCCCGCTGGCCTCCGGGGGCGGCCAGGGGCTCTACGTGACGTACTCCCTCATCCTCGCGACGTTCCTCGGCACCATGGGCCTGCCGCACGTGGTCGTCCGCTTCTACACCAACCCCGACGGCCGCGCCGCCCGCCGCACGACGCTCGTCGTGCTGGCCCTGCTCGGCGTCTTCTACCTCCTCCCGCCGGTGTACGGCGCGCTCGGGCGGGCCTACGCCGCGGAGCTGGCCGCCTCCGGCCGCTCCGACGTGCTGGTGCTGGAGCTGCCGCGGCTGATGGTCCCGGGGCTGCTCGGGGAGGTGCTGACCGGCCTGGTGACGGCCGGCGCGTTCGCGGCGTTCCTCTCGACGTCCTCGGGGCTCTCGATCGCGGTCGCCGGCGTGCTCTCGCAGGACGTCACGGGCCGGCCGTTCCGCGGCCGGCGGCTTGCCGGCGTGACGGCGTTCCGCCTCGGCGCGGTCCTGGCGGTCGTCGTCCCGATGCTGATGGCGCTCGCCGCCCCGCACGTCGGCGTGGCCCGGGCCGTGGGGCTGGCGTTCGCGGTCGCCGCCTCAACGTTCTGCCCGTTGCTGCTGCTCGGCATCTGGTGGCGCCGGCTCACCGACGCCGGCGCCGTCGCGGGCCTGGCCGTGGGCGGGCTCGGCTCCGGCGCGGCCGTGCTGCTGACCCTGACCACGGCCGCCCCCGCCGGCTGGCCGTCGGTGCTCCTCGAGCAGCCCGCCGCCTGGTCGGTGCCGCTCGCCGTCGCCACGATGGTCGGCGTCTCGCTGGCCACCCGCTCCCGCGTGCCCGCCCACACGGGCCGGTTCATGGTGCGGCTGCACACCCCCGAGGCGCTCGACCTGGACCGCGGGTAG
- a CDS encoding LytTR family DNA-binding domain-containing protein — MRALVVDDERPALDELSWLLARDDRVREVLTSDSATEGLRMLQEVDVDVVFLDVQMPGLTGLELAQVLSRFRTPPAIVFVTAHEEHAVEAFDVRAVDYVLKPVRADRLAEAVRRVVEATAGGRQAVPEQAPARDDVQVAVERGGVTRFVDRVAISHVEAQGDYARLHVADGAEGASGGSYLVRTPLSQLEEEWAAAGFVRIHRSLLVSLAHVAELRMEAGRCSVVVTGGTELGVSRRHTRQLRDLLLRRSGA, encoded by the coding sequence GTGAGGGCCCTGGTCGTCGACGACGAGCGGCCGGCGCTCGACGAGCTCTCCTGGCTCCTGGCCCGGGACGACCGGGTCCGCGAGGTGCTGACCAGCGACTCGGCGACGGAGGGCCTGCGGATGCTGCAGGAGGTCGACGTCGACGTCGTCTTCCTCGACGTGCAGATGCCGGGGCTGACCGGGCTGGAGCTGGCCCAGGTGCTCAGCCGGTTCCGGACGCCGCCGGCGATCGTCTTCGTCACCGCCCACGAGGAGCACGCGGTCGAGGCCTTCGACGTCCGGGCGGTCGACTACGTCCTCAAGCCGGTGCGGGCGGACCGGCTCGCGGAGGCGGTACGCCGCGTGGTCGAGGCGACGGCCGGCGGGCGCCAGGCGGTCCCGGAGCAGGCGCCGGCGCGCGACGACGTGCAGGTGGCGGTCGAGCGGGGCGGGGTCACCCGCTTCGTCGACCGGGTCGCGATCAGCCACGTCGAGGCGCAGGGCGACTACGCGCGGCTGCACGTGGCCGACGGCGCCGAGGGGGCGTCGGGCGGCTCCTACCTCGTGCGCACCCCGCTCTCCCAGCTCGAGGAGGAGTGGGCGGCGGCGGGGTTCGTGCGCATCCACCGCTCGCTGCTCGTCTCCCTCGCGCACGTGGCCGAGCTGCGGATGGAGGCCGGCCGCTGCTCGGTCGTGGTCACCGGCGGCACCGAGCTCGGCGTCAGCCGGCGGCACACCCGCCAGCTGCGCGACCTGCTGCTGCGCCGGTCGGGGGCATGA
- a CDS encoding sensor histidine kinase, with the protein MVRAWRRTHLGSETDRATFRALHSASLASPALREGLTADSAERSIRHLRALLGTPALAITDTAGLLAWDGTGQHHGPQVPALVAATLERGGTRGFDRTDLACREQGCPVRTAVVSTLVVEERVVGTLQAFAPYPTAGLARATDEVAQWVSGQLELAELDASRTRLVEAEVRALRAQISPHFIYNSLGAIASFVRTDPDRARELLLEFADFTRYSFRRHGEFTTLAEELRSVERYLLLEQARFGDRLQVTLGIAPEVLPVAVPFLCVQPLVENAVRHGLESAEGVGHIRITAHDRGQACVIEVEDDGVGEDPERVRRALAGDAALDSVGLGNVDARLRNAFGDDYGLVVETAPGAGTRVVVRVPKFAPGVHP; encoded by the coding sequence GTGGTCCGTGCCTGGCGCCGCACCCACCTCGGCAGCGAGACCGACCGGGCGACGTTCCGCGCCCTGCACTCGGCCTCGCTGGCCAGCCCGGCGCTGCGCGAGGGCCTGACCGCGGACTCGGCCGAGCGGAGCATCCGGCACCTGCGCGCCCTGCTGGGCACCCCCGCGCTGGCGATCACCGACACCGCCGGCCTGCTCGCCTGGGACGGCACCGGCCAGCACCACGGCCCGCAGGTGCCCGCGCTGGTCGCCGCCACGCTCGAGCGCGGCGGCACCCGCGGCTTCGACCGCACCGACCTCGCCTGCCGGGAGCAGGGCTGCCCGGTGCGGACGGCGGTGGTCTCCACGCTGGTGGTCGAGGAGCGCGTCGTCGGCACGCTGCAGGCGTTCGCGCCGTACCCCACCGCCGGCCTGGCCCGCGCCACCGACGAGGTCGCGCAGTGGGTCTCCGGCCAGCTCGAGCTCGCCGAGCTCGACGCGTCGCGGACCCGGCTGGTCGAGGCGGAGGTGCGGGCGCTGCGCGCCCAGATCAGCCCGCACTTCATCTACAACTCCCTCGGGGCCATCGCGAGCTTCGTGCGCACCGACCCCGACCGGGCGCGCGAGCTGCTGCTGGAGTTCGCCGACTTCACCCGCTACTCCTTCCGCCGGCACGGGGAGTTCACGACCCTGGCCGAGGAGCTGCGGTCGGTCGAGCGGTACCTCCTGCTCGAGCAGGCCCGGTTCGGCGACCGGCTCCAGGTGACCCTCGGGATCGCCCCCGAGGTGCTGCCGGTCGCCGTACCCTTCCTCTGCGTCCAGCCGCTCGTCGAGAACGCCGTGCGGCACGGCCTGGAGTCGGCCGAGGGCGTCGGGCACATCCGGATCACCGCGCACGACCGTGGGCAGGCGTGCGTCATCGAGGTGGAGGACGACGGCGTGGGCGAGGACCCGGAGCGAGTACGGCGCGCGCTGGCCGGTGACGCGGCGCTGGACTCCGTCGGGCTGGGGAACGTCGACGCGCGGCTGCGCAACGCGTTCGGCGACGACTACGGGCTGGTCGTCGAGACCGCGCCCGGTGCCGGCACCCGCGTGGTCGTGCGGGTGCCGAAGTTCGCACCCGGGGTGCACCCGTGA
- a CDS encoding class I SAM-dependent methyltransferase, whose product MADQSPANGPGRSFGGVADAYDRGRPSYPREAAAWLAGTDGCTVLEVGAGTGKLTKVLADLGHDVHATEPDPALLELLKRDLPDVPVTGAPAEDLPLPDASIDVVVCAQAFHWFDHERALPEIARVLRPGGRLALVWNVPDTRIPWVRRLGELLGTQEQQEDPAGAVVTSPLFGFVDEATFKHWQVVDRHSIRDLALSRSNVATLPEAEREARLAEVVAFYDDFGRGMDGMQLPYLARCFRATVVREETAGAAEEEPEGERDPMTDTISDGTDTDMLLIDFR is encoded by the coding sequence ATGGCAGACCAGTCCCCCGCGAACGGTCCCGGGCGCTCCTTCGGCGGCGTCGCGGACGCCTACGACCGCGGCCGGCCGTCGTACCCGCGCGAGGCCGCCGCGTGGCTTGCCGGCACCGACGGGTGCACCGTGCTGGAGGTCGGCGCCGGCACCGGCAAGCTGACCAAGGTCCTGGCCGACCTCGGCCACGACGTGCACGCCACCGAGCCCGACCCGGCCCTGCTCGAGCTGCTCAAGCGCGACCTGCCCGACGTGCCGGTCACCGGTGCGCCCGCCGAGGACCTGCCGCTGCCGGACGCCTCGATCGACGTGGTGGTCTGCGCCCAGGCGTTCCACTGGTTCGACCACGAGCGGGCGCTGCCGGAGATCGCGCGCGTGCTGCGCCCCGGCGGCCGGCTCGCGCTGGTGTGGAACGTCCCCGACACGCGGATCCCCTGGGTGCGGCGGCTCGGGGAGCTGCTCGGCACCCAGGAGCAGCAGGAGGACCCGGCCGGCGCCGTGGTGACCTCGCCGCTCTTCGGGTTCGTCGACGAGGCGACGTTCAAGCACTGGCAGGTCGTCGACCGGCACTCGATCCGCGACCTCGCGCTGTCCCGGTCGAACGTCGCGACCCTCCCGGAGGCCGAGCGCGAGGCCAGGCTCGCCGAGGTGGTGGCGTTCTACGACGACTTCGGGCGCGGCATGGACGGCATGCAGCTGCCGTACCTGGCCCGCTGCTTCCGCGCGACCGTCGTCCGCGAGGAGACCGCCGGTGCCGCGGAGGAGGAGCCGGAGGGCGAGCGCGACCCGATGACCGACACCATCTCGGACGGCACCGACACCGACATGCTGCTCATCGACTTCCGCTGA
- a CDS encoding oxidoreductase translates to MTADPLAWLVSLEGVPSAYAAVRDGIDVMLRDRGLRKTSPETTAESLLRGAHASAVLEGSASTIEEVRAGDADPIAQDAVRVSTELLGLTPLLSRAPLQAFARLHALAARGTLADDELGRPRDAESAARLRDIASLLTSTTSAPALLVAAVVHADLVSTSPFPSHNGIVARAVERLVLVARGVDEKSLVVPEAGHLANRAAYESNLRGYAGGTRNGVHSWLLYAPEAYAAGADASPLRDGTSG, encoded by the coding sequence GTGACCGCCGATCCCCTCGCCTGGCTGGTGTCCCTCGAGGGCGTGCCCTCCGCGTACGCCGCCGTCCGCGACGGCATCGACGTCATGCTCCGCGACCGCGGGCTGCGCAAGACCTCGCCGGAGACGACCGCCGAGTCGCTCCTGCGCGGGGCGCACGCGAGCGCCGTTCTCGAGGGGTCGGCCTCGACCATCGAGGAGGTCCGCGCGGGCGACGCCGACCCGATCGCGCAGGACGCGGTGCGCGTCTCCACCGAGCTCCTCGGCCTCACCCCGCTGCTCTCCCGCGCCCCGCTGCAGGCCTTCGCCCGCCTGCACGCGCTGGCCGCCCGCGGCACGCTCGCCGACGACGAGCTCGGCCGCCCGCGCGACGCCGAGTCGGCCGCGCGCCTGCGCGACATCGCCTCGCTGCTGACCAGCACCACCTCGGCCCCGGCCCTCCTGGTCGCCGCGGTCGTGCACGCCGACCTGGTCTCCACCTCGCCGTTCCCCTCGCACAACGGCATCGTGGCCCGGGCCGTCGAGCGCCTCGTGCTGGTCGCCCGCGGGGTCGACGAGAAGTCGCTCGTCGTCCCGGAGGCCGGGCACCTCGCCAACCGCGCGGCATACGAGTCGAACCTGCGCGGGTACGCCGGCGGCACCCGCAACGGCGTGCACTCCTGGCTGCTCTACGCGCCGGAGGCGTACGCCGCGGGCGCCGACGCCAGCCCCCTGCGCGACGGCACGTCCGGCTGA
- a CDS encoding HAD family phosphatase, which yields MSRPTAAFFDLDKTIIAKSSTLAFSKPFQAGGLISRRAVLRSAYAQFVYLVGGADHDQMEKLRLFLSQLVGGWDVATVREIVGDTLHHVVDPLVYDEAVSLIEEHRLAGRDVVIVSTSGSEVVEPIGEMLGADHVVATRLEIVEGRYTGEIEYYAYAEEKANAVRQLAEERGYDLDECFAYSDSITDVPMLEAVGHPYAVNPDRDLRKVATTNGWPVLVFVKPVALRSRVPLPPAGPTIAALAVGGIAAVGGVLWASARRRREGA from the coding sequence ATGTCCCGCCCGACCGCGGCCTTCTTCGACCTCGACAAGACCATCATCGCCAAGTCGAGCACGCTGGCCTTCAGCAAGCCCTTCCAGGCGGGCGGCCTGATCTCCCGGCGGGCGGTCCTGCGCTCGGCGTACGCGCAGTTCGTCTACCTCGTCGGCGGCGCCGACCACGACCAGATGGAGAAGCTGCGGCTGTTCCTCTCCCAGCTCGTCGGCGGCTGGGACGTCGCGACGGTCCGCGAGATCGTCGGCGACACCCTGCACCACGTGGTCGACCCGCTGGTCTACGACGAGGCCGTCTCGCTCATCGAGGAGCACCGTCTCGCCGGGCGCGACGTCGTCATCGTGTCGACCTCCGGCAGCGAGGTCGTCGAGCCGATCGGCGAGATGCTCGGCGCGGACCACGTCGTCGCCACGCGCCTGGAGATCGTCGAGGGCCGCTACACCGGCGAGATCGAGTACTACGCCTACGCCGAGGAGAAGGCGAACGCGGTCCGCCAGCTCGCCGAGGAGCGCGGCTACGACCTCGACGAGTGCTTCGCCTACAGCGACTCGATCACCGACGTCCCGATGCTCGAGGCGGTCGGGCACCCCTACGCGGTCAACCCCGACCGTGACCTGCGCAAGGTGGCGACGACGAACGGCTGGCCGGTGCTGGTCTTCGTCAAGCCGGTCGCGCTGCGCAGCCGGGTGCCGCTGCCCCCGGCCGGCCCCACCATCGCCGCGCTCGCCGTCGGTGGGATCGCCGCCGTCGGCGGCGTCCTGTGGGCCAGCGCCCGCCGACGACGCGAAGGCGCCTGA